cgggaagcagatccacgagtggaagaagaagtgggaaatcaataaggttcgatttaatttattaaacaattttttaatttattaaagtattttttaatttattaaactattttctttcttttttttattaaaaggtcccaaagtcgataaacaacacggtctggacggagttgtgtgcgcattgggataaggaagagacgaaagaaacttcttccaccaactccaccaaccgcaggagcgaccgtaaagggaatgacgtcttcaagcataacttgggtgctcaatctattgtcTCTCtaggagatcgcatggtaagttcagccgctttttcttcaattatttaagttttgaaattttaatttttgttcatttcttttaatttctaatatttttttaatttatgttttttttcaaggcggaagaaaatgatggcgagccggttgatgatctcgccctaatgaagagggcgtataccaacaagaagaccggccagattgatgacggtcttgggagggaagtggtcagcctggtccaaactcaggtgcaagacgaagtgtcttagcttcaaaccgaggatgacgcttcgacggcttcgaccaacttatcccggtttcgaatcaacgaaatcgttgaatccgtaagttcttttttttaaagttcaatttatttatttcttgatttaaatttgtaaatttggctattttcaatttcagtcggttccaaagaagaagggacgtttggtcggtttgggtcgtcgcacccggtcggttcctccttcttctgcaccaccgccctttgttgatccagaagtacttacggctcagttgaaggacaaggatgatcgcatatctttgttggagacccagatggcggctcaacaggcaggctatgaggcacagaggaggctgaaccagcaaatgatggagatgatgcagaggatgtacccgaacgaggtgttcctggacgtgccagacccgtagttttttttttctaaaaactcggaatgttttatttttatttgtgacactttgaatattaattaatatgatttcaattttaattttaattttatattttcgaatttaaatttcaaaatttttattttttttaaaaaaaaataatattttttacattccgaggaattgaaccctcggaatataccgagggacatgttcctcggaatattctgagggaccccgttcctcggaattttccgagggacccgttcctcggaattttccgatgaaaattccgaggaatatttcgtcggaacttccaaggattggaccatcggaaattccatcgaaatatcccgacgaagttctccctcggtatattctgaggagctttccgacgaactggttgtcctcggaatttcctcgaaaatttgtttcctcggaaaattccgagggatttccgaggaaaattgaatttccgagaagttatttccgaggacttgtttcgtcggtatgtcgtcggaatagcgttattccgacgacataccgacgattttttccctcagtatgtcgctgttttcttgtagtgataagtGAACTCAGATGCAATTGTCAAAACATAAAAACTTCAATCTTTGACTAAATACCAAAATAAGTAGTGAGATTTGGAGAGTTTCAAGTTTCAACGCCACGAAGAAGTTTAGAGAACTCATCGTCAATACAACACCGTTTTAGAGCCATTGCAGATTTACAATAAACCGATGTTAATGTTTAATGGATTAACTGAACTGGATAAGCTATTTCATAAGAAAAAACCTGAGCATTAATGAATCTATTTCTAACTAATTCATCAAAAGTATAACTGAACCGGATAAGGTATTTCATAAGAAAAAACATGGGGATTAATGAATCTTTTTCTAACTAATTCATCAAAAGTATAACTAAACCAACGCTATAGACTAACATTAAGGGTTTTCACATAGGCATTGACATTCGGGTATCCAATCGGGTTTGGTTTAGGGTAAATTCGGGTTTTGTTTTCTCGGAAGCATGAAATTTGACCATATTCGAATATTCTTAAAGTTTGTTTAAGACTTGGTTCGACTTTTCTCAGGTACGATTTGGATTTAATAACACATTGTAAACCCAATTGAACCCGTTATAACTTTGGGTTCGGTTCTAATTCGGGTTTCATAATCTAAACACTTGTTTGTAATTCAAAAATACACACTTTAGTTCACAAATTTGACAAAATGGTAACAATTTTCACCAACAAAAACTTGGTGCATTGATTCAGAAGTAATAgttaaaaggaaaaacaaatataacaaGTTAAAACTAACAACTCTACAAAAGTAGGAAACATGCATTATTTAAACTTCAAAGTAAATCAATCTTTgaccaaatatcaaaatatatattaagctAACTATTTGAGTTAATAATTCATATAATAGATATTTACTTTAGGTATTCAATAgtatttaagaatattttagGTACTTATTTGGgattgagtttgagtttggtatgagtttttttaagattttaaaatttttattttttatatccaTTCGAGTTCGGATTTGGTTCAGATAAACCCATAACCTGAAATACCGTAGAATAAATCCATTTGGTATTTATGTCAGATATAATTTGGTTTGGatttatttttatcggatcTGTTTTagttcgggttttggatttggtTTATTTGGCTACTTCTAGTTTCATTGAAGAAGTATTCAATTAGTTGGTTCAAGAAATAGAGTTTAAACTGTATTGTTATGTTCTATTAGCCCTGGGATTAATACCCAAACAAAATTGAACCACAATTTTTAGTTTTCTATTCAAATTCGAATATGAATTCAGTTCCATTCGGCaagttttaaaaagtatttcagttattattattttaaaaatacactgCAAACTAAACTGAACACCAACACAAGCAAATTTAACCAATTTGTCCGTTTTTAACACAAGTTTAAACTAAAATCTAACTGAAACAAAAATtggtttaattaaaaaattcaagAATTAAATTAACCAAGAATTGAATGAACCATACTAACTGAAAACTGAACCAATTAACCAAAACTGCACACGTACTTGTAACTCCTAGatatatgacaatatttttcaGCATTGATAAGGTATATGCATACACAAAGATGATGGAGGTTTGGGTTTTCAGGACCTCGAAGATTTTAATACAACTTTACTAGCAAAAAAACAATGGAGACTGATAGAAAAAGTTTTCAAAGGTTTATAAaggaaaatattttatgaagtCAGATCCTTTTGATCATCACAAGTCATACTCACCATCTTTTAGGTGGAGGAATATATGCTCTGCTAGAACTATAGTTTAAATGACTAATCAAAAGAGTGGGTACATGGCAATCCATTTCAGTATGAACAGATCTTTGGATTCTTGCTCTTTGCTCGAAATCAGCATtaccaaaatatcaaaatcaatttttgaaccACCCTACTAAAGGTGGAAAATCTTATCAATTCGATAGATATATCTTGGAACATAGATTTTCTAAATGCATACATACATGTAGAAAATGTGAAAATTATCAAGGGTTTGGTGATAAGCCGCATATCTAAACAAGATACTGCCATATGAAATTTTACAATGTCAAGTAAGTATACGGTTAAATCGAGATATATGATGGATGCATTTGATAGAAGACTGAATTGGTTTTATATGAACCAGAAAGAAAATCgttattgtttttttgtgttGAAACTGAAGTGCCCACCAAAATTACATCATTTTGTTTGTCATATCATATCGAGTACTCTACTGGGGACTAAAAGATTGCAATCATATAGGATACAATGCAATACATGGTGTTGTATATGTAGAGCAGAAGAAGAATCAAGTAATCATGATATTTGAATGCCCACCAGCTCTCCAGACATAGGCGCTTTCACAAATAACTTCGAACCCAAGAATTTTTCCAACATCGTCACTTTTCACCAATAtggattatttattttgaaaatgcaAGAGATTGATCAATTccgatttgttttctttttctagtGATTTTTTTCAGATCGAGATGTATGGATTCACGGATATATGTGTCTATATAGATCATGTTCATGGATTAACGAAAATGTGCAAAAGCTATAATATGATGGGGACAATGAATATCTGATGAAGCTTATCATATTTACATGTAGGATATGAACCTTTGATTTTGTGCTTTGGAGTGCATGAAAACCTTATAGTTCTTAGAAGTAGTTTCGCAACAGATTGATTTCAATCAGTGAAAATGGTGTTGACACTAGAAGAATTGATCGGCTTTTACTACTCATAGACGAATTTCGACAACCTAATGACTATAATTTCTCTATCaggtatatataatataaataacacAAAATATAGTGACGAAAATGCTTGCACTGTGGTACATAGGTTTTCTTTCCGTTTTGCTTATATTGATTCTATACCtcatattttgttgttattgttgtcccaaaaaaaaatacactatTGCTTTTTTTTTCGTCATTAGTAAACGGTATTGACTATCAAATTTAGAGCTCAGATGACACAATCAAATCAAGAATAGATGCATAAACTTAATCATCATAAAGCAGAGTCTAAAACATTTTCAACAAACCATTTCAATCAATCAAAAAGAAAGGACAAAGAGGAATCAACAAAGCCATTTATTAATATAGGTTTTACACAACTGGCTTATTGGTGAAGAAGGTGTAAACTTAATGGATTACTATGCCCTGTGTTTGAGAACTTTCTTCTCAAGTTCATCTTTCCTTGCTCCAACGATCCTTTCAATCTCTTTACCATTTTTCACCAGCACAAAAGTTGGCATCCCCGTCACATTGAACTCTTTAGCCACATCCTGAAAACATTGAAATTGTAGTATGTTTTTAAACCTTTATTCTCATAACAAAAACACAAATGAATGTGGCGGAATCCATCTCAAACAACTCGACTGATCTGCAGATGTACcataccaaaaaatatatatctaccAGACACAAAAACAGTGAATACTGAAGGTCAATTCCAGTAATGGTGGATACAAATGTACAGAGACAGCAGAAAGTTGAAACCTAGGTCTTATATTACAgtataacaacaacaaaatgcagtaaagtttcaatctttatcTCACTACAGAACCAAGAAAGTGCGAATAAAGAAGCAGGTGGCTAAACCCAATTCCACAAGATCATATCTTATATCATCAGAACTTGATCCGATCAGCAGTTATACAATAGAGCTATATCTCTACCTTAATCTTCCCAACACTGGATCAAAATGAAAACTCTGTATTCGATATCACAAAAACCCCTTACCAGACACAGAAACTGTGAACGATGGAGATCTACCCCAGAAATGATGGATACAAATGTCGAGAGAAACCGAAAGTTGAAACCTTGGTCGTACATTACGACAAAATGCagtaaagtttcaaactttttcTCATTACAAAACCAATAAAGTTCAGATGGGTAAACCCATATCATCAAATCCGTATCATATATCATCAGAAGTCGATCCCATCTACAGCTATACCTATACTATAAAGCTACCTACTTTGTCAATGGATCTATTAAAGTTAGAGAGAAGAAGTTTATTATACTCACGGGAAGTTCATCGACATCCAATTTGACGAATTCAACATCAGTGAACTTGGCAGCCATGGCGATGAACGCAGGCTCGATCATCCTACAAGGTCCACACCAGGATGCTGAGAAGTCAACCACCAGCTTTTCTCCCACAGTTCAAAACCCAATATCAGTTAACTCGATTTCACATCTAACGAATCGGATCTGATCGATACGTACCAGTTTCGAGGATTCTTTGATCTCGTTGAAGTGAAGCTGCCACCGAGCCGATGAGCTAAACTTCATGACGCGACTTTGCTCGGATTCATTCGCTGCAACTGCTTCTTCTCCACCACCTCCAAACACAGATGATAATACACCTCccattttctctcttctctcttctctcttctctctctttttaaaaGTCTTTTACGAACAAGTAAGCGGCGGAGAATATTATTCCGCTTAAGAACCACGCTCTCTTCCATGGTCAACGATGGTATGCACACATCCTGccgttttattttttacttttgattCCACACGGATGCACATCCTGACGTTTTTATCTTATCTCTATTAAGATGGCAAATGGCAAATGGCAAATGGCAAATGGCAAATGGCAAATGGCAAATGGCAAATAACCATAAACCAAAACAACCGATCCAACCAAACCCAATTATAAAGAACCTGAAGTCAGATAAATgatgcaaaaacaaaaaaaaaatataaaaaaatatctaaagatagcactaaaaaagtttttatacaaatatagactctaataatcaaaataaccaaaatattttattaaagaggtaaatatacacttatacccatagggttaactaatccaaaccttaggatTTAGAGCTAAGTGTGAGATTTGGGAttgatgtttaaaattttataaaataaaaaataaatattaaaaaatttaaaaatagtttcaaaaagtattttttgaatcacagaaagaaaatttgaaaaaaaaggtacaaaattttattttttattaaacaagtttgaatttgaaaacatataatctaaaactataattttttttgtcatactataaaaaatatattttattatatttatattttattttttatttatatatctagggtattagggtctttttacctattaaatgaaatattttggtcatttttctctttaagacttatttttgtgacaaaaacatgaaaatggtttatttaggagaattgccctaaaatatatctatctatctattctattaaaacttaAAGGAAACTACATTTTAAAACTAGGCtcatttagctcaatatacaaaagaaaaatgctAGTTAGGTATATATGCAAAATTCAAAagtatttgcaaaaaaaaaaaaagtggtaaGAGGAGTAAGATAAGATTACAAATCAATTCCTAGGTATCTAATTATAatgttcaaaacaaaataacaagagaattaatataaaaaaattgtgtcaGAAATCGAATATCTTaacaaaatacttttttttgaaagaaacaaatacttttttttatctgattttGTCATCAATGGATAAAGACGTTAGTCTCCGGATATTGTAAGTACTAACTGTTACTTAAACATCACATCGCTACATATGCTAAACCaataattcttaaataataaacactaATCCATGATTCCCTAACAATATTCCCTAATTACTAAACACTAAATCcaaaatcataaactctaaattctaaagCTTAGATAATATATCTTACACTAaaacctaaaccataaactttttttgtttatattcgTAATAggtgtaaatttttaaaaatttaattatcagATATTACAAAGTTAATATAAATAGTACATGTAATGGTTACTAAATACTTTTTCCAAAAAAGtacaatactaaaatatatcaatgATCGAAATGAGATTTTTTTACAACAAGGATCAAATTGAGTTATTAGAATATAGGGAGTAATATTTATATAGGGAAAATTTAGAGAAATACACTCAAATAAGATTgtaatttgaaaactacaccattgtttaagtttttggaaaaatacatttatgtataaataaatttaccAAATTGTCCAATCTTaatatttctcaattcttaatttattttattttatatgtaaagtAACGACCAAATACTTTTATTAATCATTATCATTGTTTACGATAGCCTCCAAAAATTGAGGAAATTCATGGAACGATCTCCACAGAGTACTTAAAGAGAAAGACTTTCTAGCTGAAGAATCTGCTGCTCTCTATTATTATTTCTCTTGGTATGTTGAAATCTGCAGTTAACAAACATTACTATCCAAAAAGAAACGGTAGATAGGTAGAAATGAAATCGAGGCTGGAAATTCTTGTTCtgaatactattatttataatagCATTATCTCCTTCAAAAATCAGATTAGTGTATCCCAATGACCATGAAGCTTGCATTGCCCAGATCAAAGctgtaaattttgattcttCGACTGTTGGACGACCTTTAAAAACATCCAAGCCTGATTCGAGAACAATGCCGTTACTACTTCATATCACCCAACCCATACCCGAGTTATGATGACCTGAAAATGAGAGGCATCATAGTTATATTTGACCCATCCTATCGGTGGAGGAGACCAAGCTGAAATTTCTGTATTATGAGATCGTTGTCTAGTTGGGCCTCGAGACAAATCTGGAAAAGATACAAACCATTCCATAACATATGCCTTTGCTCTATCTAATATTATAGCTTCCGGAATATTTATCTTCCGAAATAGTAACTCGTTCCTGCTTTTCCAGAATCTCCATATAAGCCAAAAGGTAGTTGTCTACTTTCCTCCATTAACATATCATATTTGTAATTGTGAAAAACAGCTTTAGCTTATCTTCTAGTGATCATGTGTCATCTGTGAGCGTAGTTAAATAACCAGCTGCTCTCCACGCTGTTTTTGCATATGGACATGtgaataaaatatgaaaagttgATTCCTCGCAATCGCAACAACGGGCACAATTCGGATCCACTTAAATGTGTCAATACCGAAGATTACTTTTAGAGAGAATAATTCTGGATGCAAACAATCTTGATTTGTTTAtataagattaagaaaataaaataaaatttatgtaaacTTCATGGTAAAGTCAAAACAAATCCTAATTTGTTTACTTTATATTACCTTtgttattgtaaaattttaaatggtaaaataacatatttatctcaacacacatatttaaatgtcaatttatatttaagaaagtgtagttttcaaaaaataaaatagaaggtgtaattttcaaatttcaaactcTTAATGGAGTAATTTACAAATTATCCCATTTATATATCTTATAACCGGATATTACTTAAATATTCTGGATTAAACTTGTAATATCacgaaatattattttattaacagATTTTAAATGTAAGTTAGCTTAAAATAATACCAATAGTTAATAATGTTCAGATAAAAAGTACATTGAGGTGGATATGAAGTTTACTTATCGGATATTACCTAGTTAATAGGGACTATGACGGTCATAGTCGgaaaatgatttttatattaCAAAGTTAATCCGGATAAAACTTGTAATAGCATGCTAGAACATTTTGTTAGCCGagatttgaaaagaaaaaatcgaGATGGATATgcagatatgttttttttttaatgttcaaAGTAAAACGATATTTTCAAAGAATAGTTAATCCGGATCACATAGATATTCCGGATGAAACATTTAATTGGCAGCAACAAAATTTAGATGCCAGAGACTCAGCTCCTACAAATGTGAGGAGACTAAACATGTTGTCATTCTTTTTTGTCATTGGGGTCTGAATACCTTGCATTATAACCTgatttgaaaagaaaagaacaaataTCTCACATTGAACAAGAACTAATGACTGATAATATTACACCATCACCCATCAATGGAAAAGCTGGGTACTACAAAGTTAATCTGGATAAATTTGTGGTagtttgttaaataattttgtcAGTAAATCTAGATGGATGCACATATGTGTCGTAAAGGAACAACTTTGAATCCTAATCAGAAAATTACAAAGATCAAAGGGTCcatttttctatgaaaaaaagaTCTGGGCAGCTTAAGTTCAACCCACAATCATCTCTGTGTATtgaaagagattttttttttgggaattccATCAAAACAGAAATGATCATAAAACCTAAATCtcctaacttcacatcataataaaatgaataaaattcaaCCCAATGTTCTCTCACCAGCTGATCTAGTGGCACAGACTGTGTGGGACGGGGTACAGAGATGTTTGCATATCGACGCTGCTATGAACGGCGGGGGTATagagacagactgtactagTAACGCTACGTATTTATATCTGTACGAGGAGAATGCGGGGTGCGTGGTCTATCTATGCACTATCAGCTTTgtgtgtttttgatgctttagGCGTGTTGTTTGTTCGTGTTAAAGCTAAACTTCAATAGTGGAAGCTTTATTTACTTAATCAGTGGTTTGCGTGTCTAACATCTCATACCTCACTAGATGATTCTCATGTTACTCACCCCTCATTCTTTCCGCGTTCAGGTGAGACTGACGAGCAGGAAAGATTCATTTCAGATCGTGGTTTTGGGCGTTTctacttattttctttttcagactTTCATTTTATTGCTTTTATCGATATTTTGGGATTTATTCATCTGTGAATTAATGGTGTTGAAGTGACTTTTGAGAATTAATAAAGAGGAAATTTtcagaaattattatttatttttgaaaatacgGGTATTACAATTCAATTGCTGCAATCTATCACCTGCGGTGAGC
This Brassica napus cultivar Da-Ae chromosome C6, Da-Ae, whole genome shotgun sequence DNA region includes the following protein-coding sequences:
- the LOC106422910 gene encoding thioredoxin H2 — encoded protein: MGGVLSSVFGGGGEEAVAANESEQSRVMKFSSSARWQLHFNEIKESSKLLVVDFSASWCGPCRMIEPAFIAMAAKFTDVEFVKLDVDELPDVAKEFNVTGMPTFVLVKNGKEIERIVGARKDELEKKVLKHRA